In Acanthochromis polyacanthus isolate Apoly-LR-REF ecotype Palm Island chromosome 18, KAUST_Apoly_ChrSc, whole genome shotgun sequence, the following proteins share a genomic window:
- the LOC127530925 gene encoding high affinity copper uptake protein 1-like encodes MDHMSHSGMDHNDHQHHTMATTTISGHDHGGGGDSGDHSCHNNMMMTFHFGYNVELLFNGLLINSPGGMVAACIGVFLLAVLYEGLKIGREVLLRRSQVNVRYNSMPLPGADGTVLMETHKTVGQRMLSPAHFLQTLLHIIQVVVSYFLMLVFMTYNGYLCIAVAVGAGMGYFLFSWRKAVVVDITEHCH; translated from the exons ATGGATCACATGAGTCACAGTGGCATGGACCACAACGATCACCAGCATCACACCATGGCCACGACCACCATCAGCGGCCACGACCACGGAGGAGGAGGGGACAGCGGGGACCATAGCTGCCACAACAACATG ATGATGACCTTCCACTTCGGCTACAACGTGGAGCTGCTGTTCAACGGGCTGCTCATCAACTCACCTGGAG GGATGGTCGCGGCTTGTATTGGTGTCTTCCTATTGGCCGTCTTGTACGAGGGGCTGAAGATTGGCCGTGAGGTTCTGCTGCGGCGCAGTCAGGTCAACGTGCGCTACAACTCCATGCCTCTCCCAGGGGCTGATGGGACGGTGCTGATGGAGACGCACAAGACAGTTGG GCAGCGGATGCTAAGCCCCGCCCACTTTCTGCAGACACTGCTCCACATCATCCAGGTGGTTGTCAGCTACTTCCTGATGCTCGTCTTCATGACCTACAACGGCTACCTCTGCATCGCCGTGGCGGTCGGCGCCGGCATGGGCTACTTCCTGTTTAGCTGGCGGAAGGCGGTGGTCGTCGACATAACTGAGCACTGCCATTAG